A window from Hoeflea sp. IMCC20628 encodes these proteins:
- the addB gene encoding double-strand break repair protein AddB has translation MTRGAARILTIPPGAAFLTTLAEQILSGGLVPELAYDPDNPLSLAGATVFVPTRRAARVLRSELTDLIGKGSAILPSIRPLGETDDDAGFFDSADPEILALDPPIPQTAAILRLADLVLAWKMALPQTIRDHLGGMPLVAPANPADAIWLGRALFDLIQAVETEECDFAGLDTVIDADLQQWWQLTSEFLKIARNYWPALLTEISRSSPTHHHNVMIDVFTRGLAEASQSRPVIVAGSTGTRPSTARLIATVAQLAQGAVVLPGLDHVMRASHWAALSQAATNRTADDGRAVVDVSIRSHPQYGLLRLLQSSGLDADRIGEIPEIGHIGSEMTARRDLVSAALLPAACTEAWGEAGFLPDPSVVQSGFEQVSLIEAANEREEAAALAAAMRRALEPGSGNPEPTAALITSDRNLARRVVTELGRYGIEANDSGGVPLASSPQGGLARLVVQVGFAPGDPVAIAALIKHPLARFGLTAQEAKLRAGMVERIGLRGGSGAADINSLEELVRKRDPGRHDRHAPHWLSRISDEDASLAVDFAGRVTEALSPLTSMLAETTESAIGRFAGLTAAVLERICADDTAALDGLWGDEAGADLASLLLETRDSGSTLAMSGHEWIDTLDALMAGRMVKPRAGGHPRAFIWGALEARLQHVDTLLLGGLNEGVWPQAGQEDPFLSRSMKAAIGLEPPERRIGQAAHDFQMAMGAPVVVLSRSLRSGKAPTVASRWLQRLLAVVGPEPAKALKHRGDALLAHARSLDQGPSTAPASRPEPCPPADLQPKSYSFSEVGKLRRDPYAIYARRVLKLDPLEPFLADPGPRERGTLYHAILEEFISSTERSDRTQQTLQGIAAKHFARAQLPDATALVWRMRFDKAARFIAEWEAGAADGLVRSLVETRASLELPGAGVKLTGMADRIDLRKDKTAWIIDYKTGGTPSRKEARILLDPQLALEAYALIHGGFSDAGKIPVSGLFYIRLTGKEKVADRIDTDPEKPGKDEFVGPEDLGVKAVEELGRLVNLLRSGKRGFLSRAIPQSARDFGGEYDHLARVAEWQTAVDAEGGDGDDG, from the coding sequence CGGTGTTCGTGCCCACGCGCCGCGCCGCCCGGGTGCTGCGCTCCGAACTGACCGATCTGATTGGCAAGGGTTCGGCGATCCTGCCCTCGATCCGTCCGCTGGGTGAAACCGACGACGATGCGGGATTTTTCGATTCCGCTGATCCTGAAATCCTGGCGCTGGATCCGCCGATACCGCAAACAGCAGCCATCCTGCGTCTGGCCGATCTGGTTCTGGCCTGGAAAATGGCCCTGCCGCAAACCATTCGCGATCATCTTGGCGGAATGCCTTTGGTGGCGCCCGCCAACCCGGCCGATGCGATCTGGCTGGGTCGCGCCCTGTTTGACCTGATCCAGGCGGTGGAGACCGAGGAATGCGATTTCGCCGGCCTCGATACGGTGATCGATGCAGATCTGCAGCAATGGTGGCAGCTGACCAGCGAATTTCTCAAGATCGCCCGCAACTACTGGCCGGCGCTGCTGACTGAAATTTCCCGCTCCAGCCCAACTCACCATCACAATGTGATGATTGATGTGTTCACGCGCGGCCTGGCGGAAGCATCGCAGTCCCGGCCGGTTATCGTTGCCGGATCGACCGGTACAAGGCCGTCAACCGCCCGCCTGATCGCCACCGTGGCACAGCTCGCGCAGGGCGCGGTTGTCTTGCCCGGCCTCGATCACGTCATGCGCGCCTCGCACTGGGCTGCGCTGTCTCAAGCCGCGACCAACCGGACCGCTGATGACGGGCGTGCCGTGGTTGATGTGTCGATTCGCAGCCATCCGCAATACGGCCTCCTCCGGCTGCTTCAAAGTTCCGGCCTTGATGCTGACCGGATCGGCGAGATCCCGGAGATCGGTCATATCGGTTCCGAAATGACGGCGCGGCGGGACCTTGTATCCGCGGCACTTCTGCCGGCGGCTTGCACCGAGGCCTGGGGCGAAGCGGGGTTTCTGCCAGATCCATCAGTTGTTCAGTCCGGTTTTGAACAGGTCAGCCTGATTGAGGCCGCCAATGAGCGCGAGGAAGCCGCGGCGCTTGCCGCCGCCATGCGCCGCGCACTTGAGCCAGGTTCGGGCAATCCTGAACCCACCGCGGCTCTGATCACATCTGATCGCAATCTGGCGCGTCGGGTTGTCACCGAACTTGGCCGCTACGGGATCGAAGCCAATGATTCGGGCGGTGTGCCATTGGCATCAAGCCCGCAGGGCGGTCTGGCGCGGCTGGTTGTGCAGGTGGGTTTTGCGCCGGGCGATCCGGTGGCGATTGCAGCACTTATCAAGCACCCCTTGGCGCGTTTTGGCCTGACTGCCCAAGAGGCGAAACTCCGCGCCGGCATGGTCGAGCGCATCGGCCTGCGCGGCGGCAGTGGCGCAGCTGATATCAACTCTCTTGAAGAACTTGTGAGGAAACGCGATCCCGGACGGCATGACCGTCATGCGCCGCACTGGCTCAGCAGGATCAGCGACGAGGACGCAAGCCTCGCCGTCGATTTTGCCGGTCGCGTCACCGAGGCGCTGTCGCCGCTGACCTCGATGCTGGCCGAGACGACCGAAAGTGCCATCGGCCGGTTTGCCGGCTTGACCGCAGCCGTGCTGGAGCGGATTTGCGCCGATGACACTGCGGCGCTCGATGGTCTCTGGGGCGATGAAGCAGGCGCCGACCTGGCCAGCCTTTTGCTCGAGACCCGCGACAGCGGCTCGACCCTGGCGATGTCCGGGCATGAATGGATCGACACGCTGGACGCGCTGATGGCCGGCAGAATGGTCAAGCCGCGCGCCGGCGGACATCCCCGTGCTTTCATCTGGGGCGCACTCGAGGCCCGGTTGCAGCATGTCGACACGCTGCTATTGGGCGGTCTCAACGAGGGTGTCTGGCCACAGGCCGGTCAGGAAGATCCGTTTTTATCGCGCTCGATGAAAGCGGCGATCGGGCTGGAACCGCCGGAGCGGCGGATTGGCCAGGCAGCGCATGATTTCCAAATGGCCATGGGCGCACCCGTTGTGGTGCTGTCGCGGTCGCTGCGTTCGGGCAAGGCTCCGACGGTGGCATCGCGCTGGCTTCAGCGGCTTCTGGCCGTTGTCGGGCCTGAACCGGCCAAGGCGCTCAAGCACAGAGGCGATGCGCTCCTTGCCCATGCGCGGTCGCTGGATCAGGGCCCGTCGACGGCTCCCGCCTCGCGCCCGGAGCCATGTCCGCCCGCTGATCTTCAGCCCAAAAGCTATTCCTTCTCCGAGGTCGGCAAGCTGCGCCGCGATCCCTATGCGATCTATGCGCGCCGCGTGCTCAAGCTTGATCCGCTCGAGCCCTTTCTCGCGGATCCCGGGCCGCGCGAACGCGGAACACTCTACCATGCGATCCTCGAAGAATTCATTTCGTCCACGGAACGAAGTGATCGGACACAGCAAACCCTGCAGGGCATCGCAGCAAAGCATTTCGCCCGCGCACAGTTGCCGGACGCCACCGCATTGGTCTGGCGGATGCGCTTCGACAAGGCGGCGCGCTTCATTGCCGAGTGGGAAGCGGGTGCAGCCGATGGCCTGGTTCGCTCCCTCGTTGAGACCCGCGCCAGTCTGGAACTGCCAGGTGCCGGGGTGAAACTCACCGGCATGGCCGACCGGATTGATCTGCGCAAGGACAAAACCGCCTGGATCATCGACTACAAGACCGGCGGCACGCCATCGCGCAAGGAGGCCCGCATCCTGCTTGATCCGCAATTGGCGCTGGAAGCCTATGCATTGATCCATGGCGGCTTTTCCGATGCCGGGAAAATACCGGTGTCGGGGCTTTTCTACATTCGTCTGACTGGCAAGGAGAAGGTTGCGGACCGGATCGACACCGATCCGGAAAAGCCGGGCAAGGACGAGTTTGTCGGTCCGGAAGATCTTGGCGTCAAAGCCGTTGAGGAACTTGGCCGGCTGGTAAACTTGCTCCGCTCCGGCAAGCGCGGGTTCCTCTCGCGCGCCATTCCGCAGAGCGCCCGCGATTTTGGCGGCGAATATGATCATCTCGCCCGTGTCGCCGAATGGCAGACCGCTGTCGATGCAGAAGGAGGCGACGGCGATGACGGCTGA